In Geminicoccaceae bacterium, a single window of DNA contains:
- the rsmH gene encoding 16S rRNA (cytosine(1402)-N(4))-methyltransferase RsmH encodes MDNLMTHEPVMLAEMVNALAPRDGGVYLDATFGGGGYTRAILRAAECRVIAIDRDPDAMARARELAAGEPRLAVVQGCFSGMASMIVNAGYSRVDGIVLDVGVSSFQLDDASRGFSFRNDGPLDMRMAAEGESAADLVATRTPEELARIFRQFGDEPEAGRVARAIVSRRVERPFVTTRDLAGVIADVKRKVRPGRDPATQVFQALRMAVNDELGELETALAAAMEILAPGGRLVVVAFHSAEDRLVKRFIDAESGHGRSVSRHMPVADGPVPRLRWLQRKAAQPSAGEVQRNPRARSARLRAAERMAGDDAEPDWSAAA; translated from the coding sequence CTGGATAACCTGATGACGCATGAGCCCGTGATGCTTGCCGAGATGGTGAACGCGCTGGCGCCGCGTGACGGTGGCGTCTATCTCGACGCTACTTTCGGCGGTGGTGGCTATACGCGTGCCATTTTGCGGGCAGCCGAATGCCGGGTCATTGCCATCGACCGCGATCCCGATGCCATGGCTCGCGCGCGCGAGCTGGCTGCGGGCGAGCCTCGGCTGGCCGTGGTGCAGGGGTGTTTCTCCGGGATGGCGTCGATGATCGTCAACGCGGGATATTCCCGTGTCGATGGAATTGTTCTCGATGTCGGTGTGTCGTCCTTCCAGCTCGACGACGCTTCGCGCGGCTTCTCGTTCCGGAATGACGGTCCCTTGGACATGCGCATGGCGGCGGAGGGTGAGAGTGCTGCCGATCTCGTGGCCACGCGTACTCCGGAGGAGCTTGCGAGGATCTTTCGGCAGTTCGGTGATGAGCCGGAAGCGGGGCGTGTGGCGCGGGCCATTGTTTCTCGCCGGGTGGAGAGGCCATTCGTCACCACGCGCGACCTGGCCGGTGTCATCGCCGATGTCAAGCGCAAGGTCCGTCCCGGGCGTGACCCGGCGACCCAAGTGTTCCAGGCGCTGCGCATGGCGGTCAATGACGAACTGGGCGAACTCGAAACGGCACTGGCTGCCGCCATGGAAATTCTGGCGCCCGGTGGAAGGCTTGTCGTGGTGGCCTTTCACTCGGCGGAGGATCGGTTGGTCAAGCGCTTCATCGATGCCGAAAGCGGCCATGGCCGCTCGGTCTCGCGCCACATGCCGGTTGCGGACGGGCCGGTGCCGCGGTTGCGCTGGCTGCAGCGCAAGGCCGCGCAGCCTTCGGCCGGCGAGGTTCAGCGCAACCCCCGGGCTCGCTCGGCGCGCCTGCGTGCGGCCGAACGCATGGCCGGGGACGATGCGGAGCCCGACTGGAGTGCGGCCGCATGA
- a CDS encoding N-acetylmuramoyl-L-alanine amidase: protein MTSAGRVGCSRNCTAARATASGHRWSSIITTACSIVSERHLSPSHGNRPPGAVIDMIILHYTGMLDGRAALDRLCDPEAEVSAHYLVEEDGRILALVDEERQAWHAGVSGWGGRRRLNDVSIGIEIVNPGHEWGYRPFPEQQMQAVERLVADIVRRRAIRPALVLGHSDVAPARKDDPGELFEWSRLARQGLAVALAGAPEGMPDRELAVAALRRIGYDFELPATEPWHVIRAFQRRFRPSRVDGVLDAQTMGLIMTLEREYPSA, encoded by the coding sequence ATGACCTCGGCAGGGCGCGTGGGGTGCTCGAGGAACTGTACCGCCGCTCGCGCGACCGCCAGCGGCCACCGGTGGAGCTCGATTATTACGACCGCCTGCTCGATCGTTTCTGAACGTCACCTGTCGCCCAGTCATGGCAATCGTCCGCCCGGGGCGGTCATTGACATGATCATCCTTCACTATACCGGCATGCTGGATGGACGGGCCGCGCTGGATCGCCTTTGCGATCCGGAGGCCGAAGTTAGTGCGCACTATCTGGTCGAGGAGGATGGTCGCATTCTGGCACTTGTCGACGAGGAGCGGCAGGCCTGGCATGCGGGTGTGAGCGGATGGGGCGGTCGCCGCCGCCTCAATGACGTCTCGATCGGCATCGAGATTGTCAATCCCGGTCACGAATGGGGCTACAGGCCGTTTCCCGAACAACAGATGCAGGCTGTGGAAAGGCTGGTCGCCGACATCGTGCGCCGACGGGCGATCCGTCCGGCGCTGGTTCTGGGGCACAGTGATGTCGCGCCGGCACGCAAGGACGATCCGGGCGAGCTGTTCGAATGGTCGCGGCTGGCACGGCAGGGGCTGGCGGTTGCCCTCGCCGGAGCTCCCGAGGGCATGCCCGACCGGGAGCTGGCGGTCGCCGCACTCCGTCGCATCGGTTACGACTTCGAGCTGCCGGCCACCGAGCCATGGCATGTGATCCGGGCATTCCAGCGGCGATTTCGTCCGTCGCGGGTGGACGGCGTGCTCGATGCGCAAACGATGGGGCTCATAATGACCCTTGAACGCGAATATCCCAGCGCCTAG